One segment of Pempheris klunzingeri isolate RE-2024b unplaced genomic scaffold, fPemKlu1.hap1 Scaffold_280, whole genome shotgun sequence DNA contains the following:
- the LOC139225468 gene encoding hyaluronan synthase 3-like yields the protein MPSRCKNALNIVVTTLFAAVVLFTILLAYVTGYQFIHTEQHHLSFGLYGAFLSLHLFLQSLFAFLEHRRMRSPARPQHLRRSVALCIAAFQEDPDYLRKCLRSIRRISFPGLKVVLVVDGNRPEDRYMMDIFQEVMGGADQAGSMVWKGNYHSDGSGGGGVGGGGRRTVHMEEAARVARLVRSCRYSCVMQEWGGKREVMYTAFKALGDSVDYVQVCDSDTVLDPACTIEMLKILEEDPMVGGVGGDVQILNKYDSWISFLSSVRYWMAFNIERACQSYFGCVQCISGPLGMYRNSLLQRFLEPWYHQTFLGSKCSFGDDRHLTNRVLSFGYKTKFTARSQCQTETPTQYLRWLNQQTRWSKSYFREWLYNALWFHKHSLWMTYESVVTGFFPFFLVATVIHLFYRGRLWNILLFLLTVQLVGMVKATYACFLRGSLVMIFMSLYSLLYMSSLLPAKIFALLTINKAGWGTSGRRKIVINFIGAVPVTVWAVVLLGGVVYTIYCETQEPFSETEKALLIAGTILYACYWLILLVLYLAIVAKRCNKREEQYHLPYAEA from the exons atGCCCTCTCGCTGCAAGAATGCGCTGAACATCGTGGTCACCACCCTTTTTGCTGCGGTGGTCCTCTTCACCATCCTGCTGGCCTACGTCACAG gcTACCAGTTCATCCACACTGAACAGCACCACCTCTCCTTCGGCCTCTATGGtgctttcctctccctccacctcttccttcAGAGCCTTTTCGCTTTCCTGGAGCATCGGCGGATGAGAAGCCCCGCCCGGCCTCAGCACCTCCGTCGTTCCGTGGCCCTCTGCATCGCCGCCTTCCAGGAGGACCCTGACTACCTGAGGAAGTGCCTGCGCAGCATCCGCAGAATCTCATTCCCCGGCCTAaaggtggtgctggtggtggacGGCAACCGGCCCGAGGACCGATATATGATGGACATTTTCCAGGAGGTGATGGGTGGAGCTGACCAGGCTGGCAGTATGGTGTGGAAGGGGAACTACCACAGTGatgggagtggaggaggaggtgttggaggtggtgggagaagAACAGTGCACATGGAGGAAGCAGCAAGAGTGGCTCGACTTGTCAGAAGCTGCCGCTACTCCTGTGTCATGCAGGAGTGGGGTGGGAAAAGAGAGGTGATGTACACTGCCTTTAAAGCACTGGGGGACAGCGTGGATTATGTGCAG gtgtGTGACTCGGACACAGTTCTAGACCCAGCATGTACCATAGAAATGCTAAAGATCCTTGAGGAAGATCCAATGGTGGGGGGGGTCGGTGGAGATGTGcag ATCCTGAACAAGTATGACTCGTGGATCTCCTTCCTCAGCAGTGTGCGCTACTGGATGGCCTTCAACATCGAACGGGCCTGCCAGTCCTACTTTGGATGTGTCCAGTGTATCAGTGGACCTCTGGGGATGTACAGAAACTCCTTGCTCCAGCGCTTTCTAGAGCCCTGGTACCACCAGACCTTCCTAGGCTCTAAGTGCAGCTTCGGTGATGACCGCCACCTCACCAATCGGGTGCTCAGCTTTGGCTACAAGACAAAATTCACAGCACGATCGCAGTGCCAGACTGAGACGCCGACCCAGTATCTGCGCTGGCTCAACCAGCAGACTCGATGGAGCAAATCTTACTTTCGCGAGTGGCTCTACAACGCCCTGTGGTTCCACAAGCACAGCCTCTGGATGACCTATGAGTCTGTGGTCACCGGCTTCTTCCCCTTCTTCTTGGTTGCCACAGTCATCCATCTCTTCTACCGTGGAAGGCTGTGGAACATCTTGCTCTTCTTATTAACAGTCCAGCTGGTTGGGATGGTGAAGGCCACCTACGCCTGTTTCCTGCGTGGCAGTCTGGTCATGATCTTCATGTCACTCTACTCTCTGCTCTACATGTCCAGCTTGCTCCCTGCCAAAATATTTGCCTTGCTCACCATCAACAAGGCTGGATGGGGCACTTCAGGCCGCAGGAAAATCGTGATCAACTTCATCGGTGCTGTGCCTGTCACAGTGTGGGCTGTAGTGCTGCTTGGAGGTGTGGTGTATACAATCTACTGTGAAACACAGGAACCAttcagtgagacagagaaagcCTTGTTGATAGCAGGGACGATACTATATGCCTGCTACTGGCTCATTCTGCTAGTGCTTTACCTGGCAATCGTAGCCAAGCGATGTAACAAGAGGGAAGAGCAGTATCACCTGCCATATGCAGAGGCATAA